In the Gopherus flavomarginatus isolate rGopFla2 chromosome 6, rGopFla2.mat.asm, whole genome shotgun sequence genome, one interval contains:
- the ATG2A gene encoding autophagy-related protein 2 homolog A isoform X1, with translation MSRWFFPWSSSIKKRACRYLLQHYLGHYLEERLSLEQLSLDLYQGAGALRDIHLDIWSVNELLESVSTPLEIVDGFINSIAVTIPWSALVTENCTVEVTGLQITCRPKYRSATPGTESQSWSSCMTTSMQLAQECLKDQAEEPPQPLEGLEMFAQTIETVLRRIKVTFLDTIVRVEHVPSSSQTGVALEVHIKRLDYCDEAVKDPNQVLPVDIHQPPAFVHKILQLSGVQLYYEEFPESAASPVPGPQPQPQMSESLSSASGEAPESPDRPLQIGSCSGYMEMRIKLKQNEAFPGPKLELDGKLGSLHLLVSPQQIFYLHDLLTALSVSEANGLQEKLSKSRPLDSEDLKLIEQDLSQQLHGGQGLGPGRLEEELESFMGLENREMFFSMAAMTSSVTSVRSVSDLSDIELDSSVHSDYSACPLQPPSFAPGLILSSPRRYSRSPFAATLPGLQGLSKLPGKAPQLPSLESLRPETLLRVTVGGLTLTVLHQCPGPPAPPQLAQHFFAKLAFFKDSAFGGRDFRHLRHCFEKACPYSNLRLTGAAIQVTCQQRAAGSLHMLSSEVSFGMLEILECLWASASQECRQQKPEYTELMTFKNPSAFTYNSSARPCAQIHYKQSEKLPSKSNLKKAGAKQSSELLAELAEFHSDVDLGVLDRLGSLLHLAASASMHDQAPGLHADMHVAESLHAPERHTTVRLAAPKATLRLQFPVPDLRPEPERQPWMEKAVRKESLRLELTDVVFQMELRAGPGGYGEPTRLEVTFSDLHGLYEDGERLSVPCIRVSKALDPAAKGLGKKYLFPKIMVTLTPQHSLSQWDLAMDKEEMDLSMVESPCELRQPEPSPFSSKRTMYETEEMVIPGDPEEMADFQAKTVAASQYALEVTLPSVHIFLPSKQFYESIYNRINNDLLMWEPASPFLCSSGPAGGAAPGAFFPNHPPPPKYWQDNFKMCKSAFKLDSDSEDEDSHFYSVDEAVAQRRKGEQLSQRQQSRFSAMVSILKGRVTALCEAKGEAGKKVDDSHGEIVLDVDNCTIFSVSQYKGQEELGYLCIESERVTLYHKAVVEDYFLASRLEIPSFTPPDRLHPTIYSSEEGVLSGLAGGRKDRPLKMLSAAIRINLDLKKNIKEFLVTLRLEGATMRHHMALTNQSWYTQLIDFLDVLDDPILGFVPPAVITVLHTHLFCCAVDYRPLYLPVRVLITAETFTLSSNIIVDTSIFLLRFILDDSAIYLSDKCDVEMVDLRKDYVCVLDVDLLELVITTCKGSADGKLTQPLFELRCSNNVVHLHTCADSCAMLANLIQYVVNHGDLHPPPRQDSPTEIAGQKVQLSESPASLPSCLPAETATINQRDLTDALIDTDRSLRDLESGDAGQLHQTSPVSVYLFPGENSAGGNSCLPPSAALPPAPMEVGLDFCSSECSEEESEATDNDDFCILDAPGMGIPPKDGEPVVTKLLEGPVPIKDGYFSRPLGSTDLLKAPAHFPLPESRVMLREISVVWHLYGGRDFGVGRTPSGRAHSPRMRPGPSSARSSPSRSSMANRPQNTWRTQGGTGRLHDLLMEIQLTKVSFQHETYPSGAEKPSAELEEQPVSRQVFIVQELEIRDRLASSQINKFLYLYTSEKMPRRAHSNMLTIKALHVCPEAGLGGPECCLRVSLLPLRLNIDQDALFFLKDFFTSLAVSINPVLPLEAGTEARPDPGVRASSATESESLGKEQEGSRGPGLVGVEMTASVETTLSENSSSSNASSSTDQPIYFREFRFTSEVPIWLDYHGKHMTMDQVGTFAGILIGLAQLNCSELKLKRLCCRHGLLGVDKVISYALTEWLTDIRKNQLPGILGGVGPMHSVVQLFHGLRDLFWLPIEQYRKDGRIIRGLQRGAASFGTSTASAALELSNRLVQAIQATAETVYDILSPTAPVTRTLLHKKHARKLRRGQQPADLREGVAKAYDTFREGVIDTAQTICDVAARGHEQKGITGAVGGVLRQIPPTVVKPLIMASQATSNLLGGMRNQIKPDARKEESLKWRLEESQD, from the exons TCGGTGAATGAGCTCTTGGAGTCAGTGAGCACCCCACTGGAGATTGTGGATGGCTTCATCAACAGCATCGCGGTCACCATCCCCTGGTCGGCGCTGGTGACGGAGAACTGCACCGTGGAGGTGACAGGGCTGCAGATCACGTGCCGGCCCAAATACCGCAGTG CCACCCCGGGAACAGAGTCTCAGAGCTGGTCATCATGTATGACCACGAGCATGCAGCTGGCCCAGGAGTGCCTGAAGGACCAGGCTGAGGAGCCCCCCCAGCCTCTTGAGGGCCTTGAGATGTTCGCCCAGACCATCGAGACGG TGCTGCGGAGGATCAAGGTGACGTTCCTGGACACCATTGTTCGGGTGGAGCATGTACCCAGCAGCTCTCAGACTGGGGTGGCCCTAGAGGTGCATATTAAAAG GCTGGATTACTGCGACGAGGCAGTGAAGGACCCTAACCAGGTGCTCCCAGTTGACATCCACCAACCCCCGGCCTTCGTGCACAAGATCCTGCAGCTGAGTGGCGTGCAGCTGTACTACGAGGAGTTCCCTGAAAGCGCAGCCTCGCCTGTGCCTGGCCCCCAG ccccaaccccagatgAGCGAGTCGTTGTCCTCAGCCAGTGGAGAGGCGCCCGAGTCTCCTGACCGTCCCCTGCAAATTGGCAGCTGTTCTGGCTACATGGAGATGAGGATCAAACTCAAGCAGAACGAGGCCTTTCCCGGGCCCAAG ctggagctggatGGGAAGCTGGGATCCCTGCACCTCTTGGTCTCCCCCCAGCAGATTTTCTACCTGCATGACCTGCTGACAGCACTGAGTGTCTCAG AAGCCAATGGCCTACAGGAGAAGCTAAGCAAGAGCCGCCCACTGGACTCTGAGGACCTGAAGCTGATAGAACAGGATCTGAGCCAACAGCTGCACGGGGGCCAGGGCTTGGGGCCAGGCCGGCTTGAGGAGGAGTTGGAGAGCTTCATGGGCCTAGAGAACAGAG AGATGTTCTTCTCCATGGCTGCCATGACGAGCAGCGTGACCTCTGTGCGCTCAGTCAGTGATCTCTCCGACATCGAGCTCGACTCCTCTGTGCACAGTGACTACAgtgcctgccccctgcagccgcCTTCCTTTGCACCAGGG CTGATCCTGAGCAGCCCCAGACGCTACAGCCGTTCCCCTTTTGCTGCTACCCTCCCGGGCCTGCAGGGCTTGAGCAAACTGCCAG GCAAGGCCCCCCAGCTGCCCTCCCTGGAGAGCCTGCGGCCAGAGACGCTGCTCAGAGTTACGGTGGGCGGCCTCACCCTGACGGTCCTGCATCAGTGCCCTggcccacctgcccctccccagctggcCCAGCATTTCTTTGCCAAGTTGGCTTTCTTCAAAGACTCTGCCTTCGGTGGGCGGGACTTTAGGCATCTGCGCCATTGCTTTGAGAAGGCCTGTCCTTACAGTAACCTCAG GCTTACTGGAGCAGCCATACAGGTTACTTGCCAACAGAGAGCAGCTGGCTCCTTGCACATGCTTAGTTCAGAGGTGAGCTTCGGCATGCTGGAGATCCTGGAGTGCCTGTGGGCCAGCGCCAGCCAGGAGTGCAGGCAGCAGAAGCCAGAGTACACCGAG CTAATGACTTTCAAGAACCCTAGTGCCTTCACCTATAACTCCTCGGCCCGGCCCTGCGCCCAGATCCACTACAAGCAGTCTGAGAAGCTGCCATCCAAG AGCAATCTCAAGAAGGCTGGGGCTAAGCAAAGCTCGGAGCTGTTGGCGGAGCTGGCAGAGTTCCACTCTGATGTGGACCTGGGTGTCCTAGACCGGCTTGGGTCCCTTCTCCATCTGGCAGCATCGGCGTCCATGCATGATCAAGCCCCCGGCCTCCATGCGGACATGCATGTG GCAGAGTCTCTCCATGCCCCCGAGAGGCACACAACCGTGCGGCTGGCGGCACCCAAGGCCACCCTGCGGTTGCAGTTCCCAGTGCCGGACCTGCGGCCCGAGCCGGAGCGGCAGCCCTGGATGGAGAAAGCCGTGCGCAAAGAGAGCCTGCGACTGGAGCTGACTGATGTGGTGTTCCAGATggagctgcgggcagggccggggggttatGGGGAGCCCACCCGGTTGGAGGTGACCTTTAGCGACCTGCATG GTCTGTACGAAGATGGTGAGAGGCTCTCTGTACCCTGCATCCGGGTGAGCAAAGCCCTTGACCCTGCAGCCAAAGGACTGGGCAAGAAATACCTCTTCCCAAA GATCATGGTGACCCTGACCCCCCAGCACAGCTTGTCCCAGTGGGACTTGGCGATGGACAAGGAGGAGATGGATCTGTCAATGGTGGAGAGTCCCTGTGAATTGCGGCAGCCCGagccctcccccttctcttccaAAAGGACAATGTATGAAACTGAGGAG ATGGTGATCCCTGGAGACCCTGAGGAGATGGCGGATTTCCAGGCCAAGACAGTGGCTGCCTCGCAATATGCCCTAGAAGTGACCCTGCCTAGTGTCCATATCTTCCTGCCCAGCAAGCAGTTCTACGAGAGCATCTATAACAG gATAAATAATGACTTGCTGATGTGGGAGCCAGCCAGCCCATTCCTTTGCTCCTCTGGGCCTGCGGGGGGCGCTGCACCTGGGGCCTTCTTTCCCAACCACCCGCCCCCTCCCAAGTATTGGCAGGACAACTTCAAGATGTGCAAGTCTGCCTTTAAACTGG ACTCAGACTCCGAGGATGAGGACTCTCACTTCTATTCAGTGGACGAGGCGGTGGCTCAGCGGAGGAAGGGGGAGCAGCTGAGCCAACGCCAGCAGAGCCGTTTCTCAGCCATGGTCTCTATCCTGAAGGGCAGGGTGACAGCTCTGTGCGAGGCCAAG ggtGAGGCGGGGAAGAAGGTGGATGACTCCCATGGAGAGATCGTGCTGGATGTGGACAACTGCACCATCTTCAGCGTGTCCCAGTACAAGGGCCAGGAGGAGCTTGGCTACCTCTGTATAGAGTCAGAGAGAGTCACTCTTTATCATAAAG CTGTGGTAGAGGACTACTTCCTGGCCAGTCGTTTGGAAATCCCCAGCTTCACTCCCCCTGACAGGCTGCACCCTACGATCTACTCCTCGGAGGAGGGGGTGCTGAGCGGACTGGCGGGCGGCAGGAAGGACAGACCCCTCAAGATGCTCTCGGCTGCCATCCGCATCAACCTGGACTTGAAGAAGAACATCAAG GAGTTCCTGGTCACCTTGCGGCTCGAAGGGGCCACCATGCGACATCACATGGCGCTGACCAATCAGAGCTGGTACACACAG CTGATTGACTTCCTGGACGTACTGGATGATCCGATTCTGGGCTTTGTGCCCCCAGCTGTCATTACGGTGCTGCACACCCACCTCTTCTGCTGTGCAGTTGACTACAG GCCTCTGTATCTCCCCGTCCGCGTGCTCATCACGGCCGAGACCTTCACCTTGTCCAGCAACATCATTGTGGATACTTCGATCTTCCTGCTCAG GTTTATTCTGGATGACTCTGCCATCTACCTGTCTGACAAATGCGATGTGGAGATGGTCGATCTGCGGAAGG ATTATGTGTGCGTCCTGGACGTGGATCTGCTCGAGCTGGTCATCACCACGTGTAAGGGGAGCGCCGACGGGAAGCTG ACCCAGCCGCTGTTCGAGCTGCGCTGCTCCAACAATGTGGTGCATCTCCATACCTGTGCTGACTCCTGTGCCATGCTAGCCAACCTTATCCAGTACGTGGTCAACCACGGGGACCTCCACCCGCCACCCCGGCAGGACAGCCCAACAGAGATCGCTGGTCAGAAAGTGCAG CTGTCAGAGAGCCCGGCCTCGCTGCCCTCCTGCCTGCCCGCCGAGACAGCCACCATTAACCAGCGGGACCTGACTGACGCCCTCATCGACACCGACCGCAGCCTGAGGGACCTAGAGTCTG gagatgccGGGCAGTTGCACCAAACCTCCCCCGTTTCAGTGTATCTCTTCCCAGGGGAGAACAGTGCTGGGGGCAACTCCTGCCTCCCAccctctgcagccctgcccccagcccccatgGAAGTGGGGCTAGATTTCTGCTCCTCAGAGTGCAGCGAGGAGGAGAGCGAGGCCACCGACAATGACGACTTCTGCATCCTGGACGCGCCTGGCATGGGCATCCCA CCCAAGGATGGAGAGCCAGTGGTGACAAAGCTGCTGGAAGGGCCAGTGCCCATCAAGGACGGCTACTTCTCACGCCCGCTGGGCAGCACAGACCTGCTGAAGGCCCCGGCACACTTCCCATTGCCTGAGAGCCGAGTCATGCTGCGTGAGATCTCAGTGGTCTGGCACCTTTATGGAGGGCGGGATTTTGGGGTTGGGCGCACGCCCTCAGGACGCGCCCACTCACCCAG gaTGAGACCCGGCCCGTCGAGCGCCCGCAGCTCCCCTTCCCGCTCCTCCATGGCCAACCGGCCCCAGAACACCTGGCGCACGCAGGGTGGGACTGGGCGCCTACATGACCTGCTCATGGAGATACAGCTcaccaag gtGAGCTTCCAGCATGAGACCTACCCCAGTGGGGCAGAGAAGCCGTCCGCGGAGCTGGAGGAGCAGCCAGTGTCGCGGCAGGTGTTCATCGTGCAGGAGCTGGAGATCCGTGACCGGCTAGCCTCCTCTCAGATCAACAAGTTTCTCTACCTGTACACCAGCGAGAAGATGCCACGCCGGGCCCACTCCAACATG CTCACCATCAAGGCCCTGCAtgtctgccctgaggctgggctgggcggcCCCGAGTGCTGCCTGCGTGTCTCCCTCTTGCCGCTGCGCCTCAACATCGACCAG GATGCCTTGTTTTTCCTGAAGGACTTCTTCACCAGCCTGGCTGTCAGCATTAACCCTGTGTTGCCCTTGGAGGCTGGGACAGAAG CCcgcccagatccaggggtccgaGCCAGTTCAGCCACCGAGTCCGAATcgctggggaaggagcaggaggGGAGCCGGGGGCCAGGGTTGGTGGGGGTAGAAATGACAGCTTCTGTGGAGACCACGCTGAGTGAAAACAGCTCCTCCTCCAATGCCTCGTCCTCCACGGACCAACCCATCTACTTCAG GGAGTTCCGGTTCACGTCAGAAGTGCCCATCTGGCTGGACTATCATGGGAAGCACATGACCATGGACCAGGTG gGCACCTTTGCCGGGATCCTCATCGGCTTGGCCCAGCTCAACTGCTCTGAGCTCAAGCTCAAGCGTCTCTGCTGCAGACATGG GCTCCTGGGTGTGGACAAGGTGATCAGCTACGCCCTCACTGAGTGGCTGACGGACATCCGCAAGAACCAGCTGCCAGGCATCCTGGGTGGTGTGGGGCCCATGCATTCCGTTGTCCAGCTCT tccATGGTCTGCGTGACCTGTTCTGGCTGCCCATTGAGCAGTACCGCAAGGACGGgcgcatcatccgggggctgcaACGTGGGGCTGCCTCCTTCGGGACCTCCACAGCCTCAGCCGCCCTGGAACTCAGTAACCGCCTGGTGCAGGCCATACAG GCCACAGCTGAGACAGTCTATGACATCCTGTCTCCAACCGCCCCTGTGACACGGACCCTGCTGCATAAGAAGCACGCCCGGAAACTGCGCcggggccagcagccagctgACCTCCGTGAGGGCGTGGCCAAGGCCTATGATACCTTCCGAGAG GGCGTGATTGACACAGCCCAGACCATCTGCGACGTGGCTGCCCGGGGCCATGAGCAGAAGGGCATCACAGGGGCGGTGGGCGGAGTCCTGCGCCAGATCCCTCCCACCGTGGTTAAGCCCCTTATCATGGCCTCGCAGGCCACCTCGAACCTGCTGGGGGGAATGCGCAACCAGATCAAGCCAGATGCCCGCAAGGAGGAGTCTCTCAAGTGGCGGCTGGAGGAGAGCCAGGACTGA